From Parasteatoda tepidariorum isolate YZ-2023 chromosome 1, CAS_Ptep_4.0, whole genome shotgun sequence, one genomic window encodes:
- the LOC107453755 gene encoding Fanconi anemia group I protein: MELQEILDSVPFHELLQTIQKKARTGNKEVSSYIRGILQGYSDVSDESEKRRFETFKCALSILQITDVSNSLVSDIVSNLLIKIDTFHTSYLVKLAEFLIDYAKTASDSNSKWLEILAKVLSCLYVRDTIVHQGADMSGKELRKDILSSLLSENLDIPIMIQLTSVLKDIELSDDELKLVSEKLLQLLPTVELNNLPSFVYQLLLFSSKGNRQQIFQNVSSYFIKKDDELIHKSDDERNSEDLIDNDDEVVYRQTEGTVILMISDSSKHDQTICKEFCALLKKIQHQTGIMFLPFIFACSLSLSKSVSGKDEIFDVLKKSLLSAYDLKKKKKISHWLREMVPNNVDMLALIKETIKCGRYGWDHICQGLVKFGFSVIDTFGPRYVLGGTAVKTDSEEGCALGSHILRDTFKNYRIVRLEILDQILNRIITKSQKPVKHYIDILSQIVQSDPLFLLEILPKLVEILDFIHLVPHSNAIDILSALAPLLRISAPLKDTLMLVLRKALFHRDVSARKVAVSGYLMILKKLTSIGRVSLSQSQTSFSSQASSASMISTQVKADVYVSAGNPTSKTMCLEIMGLLKRILMQQGTVRQLLYENLYDVTLQNKSLKDIVLELLLGQIEKYYDKSDGATLPLHFNLCLQDQQGTLILEEPLAHLLCVIHLILYEAGDVSEIDEEDYDQSAQKMLYDLFQNLLKKLPDVDVTDLNVNAKDPDESNSTSLKSSLILNCYETLMEYSLMLNKEYDSELCEEFVKLFDKYNEILQLLNTKKQKKPKAKIVNVTSPMHVTIRFFARALEGIFTDGIFKHQDGLNVLRNNSAFVLYIVTVCNQKLSKSADTGFIDNFSNALPNYFSYLSSIAKVYFKVYMEGLNSDFPKAHYPTLELEKLPLTFAEGLASIFTYVTSFKLKNAGKFIVNLCNQDSLSSSQGIKFVLKSIQKTIVKLLADTENDISVKEIVPLLSIIKTLYDSFSNEFTSDIYKWLKQLCSQQTFQNLSISKSVIFLSLSLAHHQSTDLTFFQEVAFDIHYNMEDIDPDENVVGSPKFSIITQEVARNIVPNLIYNLDLVMDEIECLINYTKANTSIPPELISVVKDADKFTLEQGLCSRLSDFILVLHEMVQTSVPPDNVANNVLKLVARFYKSLSSLAKYYLMLHTKSKSVQLHSAFEKLVKLSHTKLTTFVYSFITYLQVVSEGDSGAKKKANSAATSKAMREIKTIPTLVFAIESYEKELILLSKKFNKSLVNHMKLSTARDFRINASAIASVLQQQDESTMSSIASSHHETVNQSEVEAEANEQSDEHVTNDIEESHQNQSNDESVHNESDSSVQNEQMEEETNNSSAVNRNASLRPKQNVAKKDKPRKALRRNVSLSLSRHATNNDKSTLDASKTSKVSGVKRKPEEPIEEEEANDSSFGRGKTPLQPNQNAKKDKPKSHLKRDTSLRSSRKDNNNEESTLDANKNSKVLGVKRKRLGVRATAKRLE, encoded by the coding sequence atGGAACTTCAAGAAATTTTGGACTCTGTACCGTTTCACGAACTGCTGCAAACGATTCAAAAGAAAGCGAGAACAGGTAACAAAGAAGTTAGCAGTTATATTAGAGGTATTTTACAAGGCTACTCGGATGTTTCTGATGAAAGTGAGAAACGTCGATTTGAAACTTTCAAATGTGCTCTATCAATTCTTCAAATAACTGATGTATCTAATAGTTTAGTCTCAGATATTGTTagtaatttactaataaaaatcgATACCTTCCATACATCCTATCTTGTAAAGTTGGCTGAATTTCTTATAGATTACGCCAAAACAGCTTCTGACTCTAATTCTAAATGGTTAGAAATACTTGCTAAAGTATTGTCATGTTTATACGTACGAGATACGATTGTTCATCAGGGTGCAGATATGTCTGGTAAAGAATTGAGAAAAGATATTCTATCATCTTTGCTTTCTGAAAATCTAGATATTCCAATCATGATTCAGCTAACTTCAGTACTCAAAGATATTGAACTCTCTGATGATGAATTAAAACTTGTGTCAGAAAAATTACTGCAACTTTTGCCTACAGTTGAACTCAATAACTTGCCTTCTTTTGTATATCAGCTTTTACTATTTTCTTCTAAAGGAAATCgacaacaaatttttcaaaatgtctcatcctacttcattaaaaaagacGATGAACTGATTCATAAATCTGACGACGAACGTAATAGTGAGGATTTAATTGATAATGACGATGAGGTAGTTTACCGCCAAACTGAGGGTACAGTAATCCTCATGATATCTGATAGTTCAAAGCATGACCAAACTATTTGCAAAGAGTTTTGTGCTTTGTTGAAGAAAATTCAACATCAAACTGGAATTATGTTTTTGCCATTCATTTTTGCATGCTCATTATCTTTGTCTAAGAGTGTATCTGGCAAAGATGAAATATTTGacgtattaaaaaaatctttattgtcagcatatgatttaaaaaagaagaagaaaatatctcaCTGGCTGCGAGAAATGGTTCCAAATAATGTTGACATGTTGGCACTGATCAAAGAAACCATAAAGTGTGGCCGTTATGGTTGGGATCATATTTGTCAAGGTCTGGTTAAATTTGGCTTTTCAGTGATTGATACATTTGGGCCACGATATGTGTTAGGAGGAACAGCAGTAAAAACGGATTCTGAGGAAGGATGTGCTTTAGGGAGTCATATTTTAAgagacacttttaaaaattatcgtattgTTAGGTTggaaattctggatcaaattctGAACAGAATTATTACAAAGTCTCAGAAACCTGTAAAACATTACATAGATATTTTATCCCAAATTGTTCAAAGTGATCCTTTATTTCTTCTTGAAATTCTTCCCAAATTAGTTgagattttagattttatcCATCTTGTACCACATTCCAATGCCATTGACATTCTTTCAGCGCTTGCCCCGTTGCTGAGAATAAGTGCACCTTTGAAAGACACTTTAATGCTCGTTTTAAGGAAAGCTTTATTTCATAGAGATGTTAGTGCCAGAAAAGTAGCTGTAAGTGGCTATTTGATGATTCTGAAAAAGTTAACTTCTATCGGTAGAGTATCCCTGAGCCAAAGCCAGACATCTTTCAGTAGTCAAGCTTCTTCTGCATCAATGATATCAACTCAAGTTAAAGCTGATGTTTATGTTAGTGCTGGTAATCCAACCTCTAAAACAATGTGCCTTGAAATTATGGGtctattgaaaagaattttaatgcaGCAAGGTACTGTACGTCAGTTATTATATGAAAACTTATATGATGTCACACTGCAAAATAAATCCTTGAAAGACATTGTGCTTGAACTCTTATTGggacaaatagaaaaatactatGATAAATCTGACGGTGCTACCCTGCCATTGCATTTCAACTTGTGTCTTCAAGATCAACAAGGAACTCTTATTCTAGAAGAACCTTTAGCCCATCTTCTTTGTGTAATACACTTAATTTTGTATGAAGCTGGAGATGTTTCTGAAATTGATGAAGAAGATTATGATCAAAGTGCTCAAAAAATGTTGTATGACTTGTTTCAAAACTTGTTGAAAAAATTGCCTGATGTAGATGTAACGGATCTCAATGTTAATGCAAAAGATCCTGATGAATCAAACAGCACAAGTTTAAAATCGAGTCTTATATTAAATTGTTACGAAACATTAATGGAATACTCTCTAATGCTAAATAAAGAGTATGATTCTGAACTCTGTGAGGAGTTTGTGaaactttttgataaatacaatgaaatactacaattattaaatacaaagaaaCAAAAGAAGCCCAAAGCAAAGATTGTTAATGTAACTTCTCCAATGCATGTTACTATTAGATTTTTTGCAAGGGCTCTAGAGGGTATTTTTACTGATggtatttttaaacatcaagACGGCTTAAATGTTTTGAGGAATAATTCTGCATTTGTTCTATATATTGTTACAGTTTGTAatcaaaagttatcaaaatctgCAGACACTGGTTTCATTGATAATTTCTCTAATGCATtaccaaactatttttcttatttatcatCCATAGCAAAGGTCTATTTTAAGGTTTACATGGAAGGCTTGAATAGTGATTTTCCAAAAGCTCATTACCCAACTCTGGAGTTAGAAAAACTACCTTTAACTTTTGCTGAAGGGCTGGCATCAATTTTCACTTATGTTACTTCTTTCAAACTAAAGAATGCTGGTAAATTCATAGTAAATCTTTGCAATCAAGACTCCCTTTCATCTAGTCaaggaattaaatttgtattgaaatcCATTCAGAAGACTATTGTCAAATTATTAGCTGATACTGAAAATGATATTAGTGTCAAGGAAATTGTGCCTTTATTATCCATAATTAAGACTTTGTatgattcattttcaaatgaatttacaaGTGACATTTACAAATGGCTAAAACAACTTTGTTCTCAACAGACATTTCAAAACTTATCAATTTCTAAGTCTGTTATCTTTTTGTCTCTTAGCCTTGCTCATCATCAATCGACTGACTTAACTTTCTTTCAAGAAGTTGCTTTTGATATACATTACAACATGGAGGACATTGATCCAGATGAGAATGTTGTAGGATCACCTAAATTTAGTATAATTACTCAAGAAGTAGCACGAAACATTGTGCCTAACTTAATATACAATTTAGATTTAGTTATGGATGAAATTGAATGTTTAATTAACTATACAAAAGCAAATACATCAATACCACCAGAACTGATATCTGTTGTTAAAGATGCTGATAAGTTCACTTTGGAACAAGGACTTTGTTCTCGGCTTTCTGATTTTATTCTGGTGTTGCATGAAATGGTGCAAACTAGTGTCCCTCCAGATAATGTTGctaataatgttttgaaattagtGGCCAGATTTTATAAATCTCTTTCCTCTCTCGCAAAATATTACCTTATGCTTCACACTAAATCTAAATCTGTTCAATTGCATTCTGCTTTTGAAAAATTGGTGAAATTATCCCACACAAAGCTAACAACatttgtttatagttttattacttaTCTTCAGGTTGTTTCAGAAGGAGATAGTGGCGCCAAGAAAAAAGCCAACTCTGCTGCTACCTCAAAAGCTATGAGAGAAATAAAAACCATTCCAACATTAGTTTTTGCTATTGAATCTTACGAAAAAGAACTTATTCTCCTTtccaaaaaattcaataaaagtttagtAAACCATATGAAACTTAGCACAGCTCGAGATTTTCGTATCAATGCATCTGCGATTGCATCTGTTCTTCAACAGCAAGATGAATCAACCATGTCTTCTATTGCATCTAGTCATCATGAAACAGTTAATCAGTCTGAAGTTGAAGCAGAGGCTAATGAACAATCTGATGAACATGTTACAAATGATATTGAAGAATCTCATCAAAATCAGTCTAATGATGAGTCTGTTCATAATGAATCTGATTCTTCTGTGCAGAATGAACAAATGGAAGAGGAAACTAACAATTCATCAGCAGTAAATAGAAATGCATCTCTCCGACCCAAACAAAATGTTGCCAAGAAAGATAAGCCTAGAAAAGCTCTAAGAAGAAATGTTTCACTCAGCTTAAGTCGACATGCTACTAACAATGATAAATCTACTCTTGATGCAAGTAAAACTTCAAAAGTATCTGGAGTAAAGAGAAAACCAGAAGAACCAATAGAAGAAGAAGAAGCAAATGATTCATCTTTCGGAAGGGGAAAAACGCCACTCCAACCTAATCAAAATGCCAAAAAAGATAAACCTAAAAGCCATTTAAAAAGAGATACTTCACTCAGATCAAGTCGAAAGGATAATAATAATGAGGAATCTACACTTGAtgcaaacaaaaattcaaaagtattagGTGTAAAGAGAAAGCGCCTTGGTGTTAGAGCCACTGCAAAGAGACTAGAATAA